AGGCTTACAGCCCCCCCAGGCAGACCCTCAGACCACCAGGCCAGACCCGCAGCCCCCCCAGGCCAGACCCACAGACCCTCTGGCCAGGCTTGCAGGCCCCCTAGGCAGACCCTCAGCCCCTAGGCAGGCCTGCAGGCCCTCAGGCCAgacccacagcccccccaggccGGGCCTGCaacccccaggccaggcccgcagccccccaggcaggcccacagcccccccccgccaccccctgaGGTACCACATCCAAGCCGGTCCGGTTCCCCTTTGCACCTTTATGGCTCAATAAAAGCTCTTccgcccgccgcctccgcgcCCGCTGCCGCCGTACTCCGCCTTCGCGTCGTCGCAGCTTCGCCGCCCTCCATGAGGGGAAGCGAGCACTGGGGGacaccctgggctggggggggggggggggggggaagcgggactacagctcccggcgtaCACCGCGCTCCCGCGCGGTgcacgccgggagctgtagtcccccGCCCTGCGCCAACTCAttgctcctcctcctccggcggaCTCCCTTACCCACAATTCCCCTcgaagcagggagggaggggcgAGCGGTTGGCGGAGGGGCGGTCACGTGCGGCGGCGCCTGCGCGCTGCCGGCTGTTGTTgtggcggcggcgcggcccgcggCTCCCCCCCGGCCGGTAGCGATGAGCGACAACGATGACATCGAGGTGGAGAGCGACGTGAGTCGGTCCCCGTTACCgggacaccccccacacaccccccctcacACCTCCCAACGACGCTCCCCCTCCCCCGGTACCCGTCGGGGACGGGGTAGCTGtggcggagcggcggggggggggtgggtaacGTTTggtttctctcttcccttccatcACGGCCCCGTTTCCCggtgtcccgtcccccgtcccccccctccttccttttcctcttcctcttcctcctcctccccgccggtCCGGTCCCCTCAGGAGGAGCAGCCGAGGTTTCAGTCCGCGGTACGTCCCTGCCGCCCCCCCGGTACCGGGAGCACGTGGGGGcgaggggggcagggaaggaggggcggggggggggggggggggacacgacttGTGGGGCTGCGTCACTTGAGGGGGATGTGTGGTTTTTGGGGGTgtcctgtggggctggggcctggggaggggacgtttgtggggctggggctcactgggggtggggggggaactggggggctgggggggggttgggggaggacTTGTGGGGCTTGGGTCTCTCGGAGGGGGGGAAATCTGGGGGGCTGGGGCTTGGGAGAGGGACGCAGGTGTGGGGCTGTGTATCTTAAGTGGGGGGGAATaccttgggggtggggggcatggagtcagaggtttggggggggtgatATGGGGCTTATGTCTCTTggggaggtgtttgggggggctgtgggatgtggggtggtgggtttggggtgtaATATATGAGGCTGGGGTCTCTCGAGGGgcgtgtgtttgggggggggatctgtggggctggggctctTCGGGGGAGGGGGAGTGTGGGGCTGGTGCTTTtgggggggaagtgggggtgtCTCTCTTGGGGGGGTGTAATGTGTGGGGCTGCATCTCTTGGGGGAGGAGATGTGGGGGTCGTGTCTTTTGGGGGCATCTGGAGCTGTCTCTCTGGGGAGGCTGTCTCtggcgggggggtgtgtgggcCCGAATTTTGGGGGTGTATGACACTGGGGGTTGTGCTTTTGCGGGGGATGCATTGGGTTGTGCCTCTTGGCAGAGAGCAGATAGGGGGGCCTGTGtctggttgttttggggggggggggggcatgtctCAGGGGGTGCAGGACAGAGTCGCGAGGTGCTCCTGGCCCTTGGGGCTGTGCTGTCCCCCactctgctccccagctctgtgtcgtgtgtccccccacGCCCCTCCCGGTGGGTGCTCAGGGCTGCCCCGGCAGCAGGAAACTGCCCACGGGCTCCgacgggccggggaggggggaaaccGAAAGCAACGGGAGCCACCTCCTCCCACGCCCTCGCCCTGCGCCGGAGGTGTCGCGGCCGCCATGCCGCCCGGCCGAGGAGGGCTCGGGGGTTCGGCCGAGCTCCCGCACCGGCTCCGGGCACCTCATCCGAAGCTGCCAgcgagggatttttttttgggtGAAGGTCGGCAGCCCGGCTTCTCCTGCCCTGGCCTCTCCACCAGGCGAAGCGGGGCGGCTGCCGAAACGCTAACGAGGCTTTTTCACGTTGACTTCTGGGACCCGGTGGGCTGTCCTGCAGCACCcatgggagaggggagcaggTCGCGGTTTCCCCCGTGGTGCCACCCCCTCAGgctcccctctcctttccctctcagGCCGACAAACGGGCTCATCACAACGCGCTGGAGCGCAAGCGCAGGGACCACATCAAGGACAGCTTCCACAGCCTGCGGGACTCCGTCCCCTCCCTCCAAGGAGAGAAGGTGAGTTTATGGAGCGTGGTGGGAGCCCAGCCACACACCCACCTGGCATCCGGGCCCACGGCACCGAGGCTGGACAGGGATTTCCACGGCACCAACGAGAAGCCACGTCAGCGGGGCTGAGCCACGGTTCCTTGCCCGCGGGGCCTGCCGAGTGGCATTCCTGGGGGCAGATCGTGCACCCcggcccagccccagcctccggCACCGCCTGGTTTTTTGGGAAGACAGAGGGGGCGAATCCACCTCGGGCGGCTGGATCTTCCAGGCTCGGCCACAGGGCAGCTCTGCCCGTTGGAGATAGTGGTGCTTTGCTTGGCGGCGGTGGGGCTGTCAGCACCCTCGTGCACAACAGGGACTTCTTGTTTCGGGATGCCGCAGTGGGGGATGTTTTGGCTGGGGCTGGTGCTCTCGGTCCAAGCCAAGCACCGTCAGTGGGGTCCAGAAATGAGCCCTCCCGTTGCCAGCAAGGCGCTGCCCCGCCGCAGGGGTCCCCGGTTGGGTCCCCGGAGAAGACGAGAGTTGGGCTTTGGTTTTCCCAGTGACATCAGCACAGCGGAGCTACGGCAAAATCCTTTCTGCTGCGCTGTGGGTGGGACGGGGCAGATGAAACCCTGCCGGTTCcgtccccccccacacacccggGCTAGGTCTTTATCTTGCCTCTGTCTTTTCTCACTATTGCAACAGGCATCCCGGGCCCAAATCCTGGACAAAGCCACAGAGTACATCCAGTACATGCGCCGGAAAAACCACACGCACCAGCAGGACATCGATGACCTCAAGCGGCAGAACGCTCTCCTGGAGCAGCAAGGTGAGGGGGTCCCACGGGAGCcgggctcggggagggggggtgacACGCGTGCCGGAGCCCCCGGGGGGAGTGACGCGGTGGCCCTCCCTTGCAGTGCGTGCGCTGGAGAAGGCCCGGTCGAGCGCCCAGCTGCAGGCTAACTACCCCTCGACGGACAACAGCCTCTACACCAACCCCAAGGGCAGCACCATCTCCGCCTTCGACGGCGGCTCCGACTCCAGCTCCGATTCGGAGCCCGACGAGCCGCAGAGCAGGAAGAAGCTGCGCATGGAGGCCAGTTAGGCCCCCCCGCGGCTCCCCGCCCGCCCACCGGCTGCGTAAGGACTCTCTCCCTTCTCTCGTAGAGGCTCTCGGACTGCAGCTTCCCAGCCCTCCCCGGCCCTTTTCCCCGCTCTAACCGCAACGGCCCCGGGAGAAGCCGGCCGGGCAGGGCCTCGCAGCGCCCGCCCGACAGACTTGGGGGGGATGCGGGGGCTGCGAGGAGACGTCCCTGCCGCCCTCCCACAACTAGCGAGCCCCTCTCCCCTCTGATTTTATATGAGCATTTCTATTTATACCCGGGGACCATGGCAGTCCTGAGCTGAAGGGTGAGGCTGTGCAGGTGCtgggcagcaccccccccccgcctccctgtgccccccccaaaaGGCTGGGCCCTGCAGGGAGCTGCACctggccccccccgccccccggcaaGCGCTGGGGGTCTCGCTATTTATTTTCTGCGTGTGCAATTCCACCTGCCCCCAGCGCCTGCGAGAGCCGGGGGGGGCAGCGCCCACACCCCtccctccacgggctgcagagcCGGAGGGGGGGCCCAGGCTGGGTGGTCTGCGTGTGCATCCTGccccccctcttccttccctccctcgcCCCTCCAAAACGCCTCCCCCGGCCCCATCCCACCTCCGTGGCATTTTCTGAACTCTAGTGTCCCGTCCCTGCCCCGTAGGTgaccccatcccctgtccccattTCGATGCCATTCATTCCATGGATCTAAGGTATGTTGTACATACTGCCCAGAGTTGTCTTGCAAGTTAAGGCTTCCCTTTACTATAAgactataaataataaaaaaaaaaaaaacttattttatcCTTCCCCGTGGTAGCTGCGTGTTTTTGGGGCGGGAAGGCACCAGGGCAGCTCCCGGCACGGGCTGGAAACAGCTGGAGCTCGGTGTCACCTCCTGCCCCGCGTCCCCAGGGTCACCATTGGTGGGCACGGAGGCGGTGGCAGCTCCGTGCCCTCCCTGCGCACAGGAGACGGCAGGTGTCGGTTCTGGTTTATTGATGCCAAAAGCTCTGCCACGTCCCGTGTCCCCCTTGGCCAGCTTGGCTCCTGCCGGGAGGGCAGCCAGATGCCCGGCCCGGTGGCAGCAGGACCTGACGGCCACGGGGCAGGCCGGTTTTTGGTATTGCTAGCACCCTGAGGACCTCGCTCTGCCCGTCCACGCCGAGATGCCACGGCAGCTCCCCACCGGCCCCGGGCAGGGCTGCTCCACACAGTCTGGGGGCAGCGGGGCCCCTAGTTGGCAGCGGCCGCTGGCTCCAGGCTGGGCACAGGCTGCTGCAAGAAGTGCATCACTGCTCTTGCCACCTTTTCTGGGGTGATGTTGTAGACGGGGTGCGTGGCCtgctgtgagagagagagagagagagagaggagttcATTGCTTTTTCTGGTGTTGCAGAGGACAGGCACAGGCCAGGCAGCTCATGGCAATGCCCGGCAACCTACCAGGCGGTTCTCCGGGCCGCCCAGGACCACTTCGTGGTGGAGGTCGCCGCTGCCGAAATGCTGGGCAATGGCCAGCCCGCTCAGGCAGTAGCAGGTGTGGTAGAAATCTCGGGacctggggggagggggatactggggtgctgagcagggggctggggcaTCAGGCagcccccaaccccccaccccaagctgATACTCACTTGCCCGGCTTATCGAGCAGCCCCCCAGCCGGGCACTGGCAGCACAGGAGGATGTATTCCTGCAACGCCAACTGGTGAAACATCCAGCGTTCCATGCTGAGCGCCGTGTCGCCTGGAGGGGGAAGCCGGTGAAATGGCTGGTGCCAGGGGGTCCCAGAGAGGTAGCgaaccacacacaccccccggaGCCTTCCCGCACATCCCAGGGAACCACCAAGGCCCTGGCCCAGCAGACAGTCGAGCCTCGCTGCCAAAAAGCCCGTGGGAAAGCACGAGTCGCCCACCCCTGAGAACGGATGTTGAGGATGCCCGAGTTACTCTGTGCTTCGTTCCCTCGtgaaaacaccttcctcccttcCGAGATGCCGTTTTGGGGGCAGAGAAAGCCGGGACGTCCCCCCCTCCGCCACCCACAGCCGACTCACCCCTGGCGTGCAGagcacggtggagcaggggcaggaggcCAGCTTGCCAGAAGGAGTAGCAGCCGTCCACCAGCTTGTTGCAACGGCCCTGGAAGCCGCCCTCGAAGCACATCTGCCGGCTGGTCACCCAGCGCTGTGGGGGACGGACAGGAGCGGGTGTCAGCGTGAGGACGGGGACCTCCCCGGCACCACCAACCTGCCGTGACCCGTCCCGGCTAAGCGCCAAGGGGCCGCGGGCATGGTGCCGCTCACCAGCAAGCTCCGGAGGTTCAGCAGATGTTCCTTCTTGAGGATGACCAAGGCCGCCATACCGCAGAAGGTGTACCCGCCGTGGGCCTCCATGCCTGGCACCCCACCGATGCCGCCCTCCCAATTCTGGCACCTGCGCGCAGGTGGCGGGGTCAGGACGTCGCCGACGCGCGGGGCCGTCCCCTGTCTCCCACCCGTCCCCCATGTACGCCGGCTCTCACCTCGCTATCCACTCGGCCGTCCCGGCAAAGAGCGCCGGAGTGAGGATGTTGGTCAGCGAGGCCACGGAGGCGGCACAGTAGGCGCTCCTGGGGGAGACAGGCGCTCAGGGCCGTGGCACCGGCTCCCCCGCCGCGGCACCCAGCCGTTTtccccccccgcagcccgcggcGCTCGCCCACCTGACGTCCACCTCGCCGCCGACGTGCATGAGGAAGGAGCCGTCGGGCTGCTTCAGCGAGTGCAGGTACTCCAGCAGCTTCTTCCTGCAAGAGCCAGCGAGCTGTGAGAAGCTGGGGgggacatgcacacacacgcatcctgcctccccccggccccgcgccggcTGGCTgagcccc
The DNA window shown above is from Accipiter gentilis chromosome 17, bAccGen1.1, whole genome shotgun sequence and carries:
- the MAX gene encoding protein max isoform X3, which codes for MSDNDDIEVESDADKRAHHNALERKRRDHIKDSFHSLRDSVPSLQGEKASRAQILDKATEYIQYMRRKNHTHQQDIDDLKRQNALLEQQVRALEKARSSAQLQANYPSTDNSLYTNPKGSTISAFDGGSDSSSDSEPDEPQSRKKLRMEAS
- the MAX gene encoding protein max isoform X2 codes for the protein MSDNDDIEVESDADKRAHHNALERKRRDHIKDSFHSLRDSVPSLQGEKQQASRAQILDKATEYIQYMRRKNHTHQQDIDDLKRQNALLEQQVRALEKARSSAQLQANYPSTDNSLYTNPKGSTISAFDGGSDSSSDSEPDEPQSRKKLRMEAS
- the FNTB gene encoding protein farnesyltransferase subunit beta isoform X1 — protein: MAGASPPSTPPPPPGGRRRLRDDGLRTATSGEQTKVEDIVQEIFNACKTNHHASQFVLHREKHFHYLKRGLRQLTEAYECLDASRPWLCYWILHSLELLDEPIPQSVASDVCQFLSRCQSPQGGFGGGPGQHPHLAPTYAAVNALCIIGTEEAFGVIDRKKLLEYLHSLKQPDGSFLMHVGGEVDVRSAYCAASVASLTNILTPALFAGTAEWIARCQNWEGGIGGVPGMEAHGGYTFCGMAALVILKKEHLLNLRSLLRWVTSRQMCFEGGFQGRCNKLVDGCYSFWQAGLLPLLHRALHARGDTALSMERWMFHQLALQEYILLCCQCPAGGLLDKPGKSRDFYHTCYCLSGLAIAQHFGSGDLHHEVVLGGPENRLQATHPVYNITPEKVARAVMHFLQQPVPSLEPAAAAN
- the FNTB gene encoding protein farnesyltransferase subunit beta isoform X2 translates to MAGASPPSTPPPPPGGRRRLRDDGLRTATSGEQTKVEDIVQEIFNACKTNHHASQFVLHREKHFHYLKRGLRQLTEAYECLDASRPWLCYWILHSLELLDEPIPQSVASDVCQFLSRCQSPQGGFGGGPGQHPHLAPTYAAVNALCIIGTEEAFGVIDRKKLLEYLHSLKQPDGSFLMHVGGEVDVRSAYCAASVASLTNILTPALFAGTAEWIARCQNWEGGIGGVPGMEAHGGYTFCGMAALVILKKEHLLNLRSLLRWVTSRQMCFEGGFQGRCNKLVDGCYSFWQAGLLPLLHRALHARGDTALSMERWMFHQLALQEYILLCCQCPAGGLLDKPGKSRDFYHTCYCLSGLAIAQHFGSGDLHHEVVLGGPENRLATHPVYNITPEKVARAVMHFLQQPVPSLEPAAAAN
- the MAX gene encoding protein max isoform X4 — its product is MSDNDDIEVESDEEQPRFQSAADKRAHHNALERKRRDHIKDSFHSLRDSVPSLQGEKQQASRAQILDKATEYIQYMRRKNHTHQQDIDDLKRQNALLEQQVRALEKARSSAQLQANYPSTDNSLYTNPKGSTISAFDGGSDSSSDSEPDEPQSRKKLRMEAS
- the MAX gene encoding protein max isoform X1, which encodes MSDNDDIEVESDEEQPRFQSAADKRAHHNALERKRRDHIKDSFHSLRDSVPSLQGEKASRAQILDKATEYIQYMRRKNHTHQQDIDDLKRQNALLEQQVRALEKARSSAQLQANYPSTDNSLYTNPKGSTISAFDGGSDSSSDSEPDEPQSRKKLRMEAS